One Myxococcota bacterium genomic region harbors:
- a CDS encoding long-chain fatty acid--CoA ligase, whose protein sequence is MTRAELEREVLAWIAEGVDAPADEARFERLALALFRLQVERGAAYRRWCAAFGRDPASVRHWRDIPALPTGAFKEARVAIFPPADTVLTFRTSGSTTELRGALELDSLALYDASLETTFRAFICPDAARLRFVVLAPSAADAPDSSLSYMFSRAVERMGSPESRFLVDAKGWDPDAALAELAAAREPLALCGTAFAFVHLIDRLAERGESLRLPAGTRVMETGGFKGRSRELTREELHGAIERALGVPRARIVNQYGMCELASQFYEPTLRTGTYTDVKRVPPWVRTRVVDPATQKDVAPGAEGVLAHFDLANTGSALAVLTSDLGELVPGGFRVFGRLRGAEARGCSLAADALLGAP, encoded by the coding sequence GTGACTCGCGCGGAGCTCGAGCGCGAGGTGCTGGCCTGGATCGCCGAGGGCGTGGACGCGCCCGCCGACGAGGCGCGCTTCGAGCGGCTCGCGCTGGCGCTGTTCCGGCTGCAGGTCGAGCGCGGCGCGGCCTACCGGCGCTGGTGCGCGGCGTTCGGCCGCGACCCGGCGTCGGTGCGGCACTGGCGCGACATCCCGGCGCTGCCCACGGGCGCGTTCAAGGAGGCGCGCGTCGCGATCTTCCCGCCCGCCGACACCGTGCTCACGTTCCGCACCAGCGGCAGCACGACCGAGCTGCGCGGCGCGCTCGAGCTCGATTCACTCGCGCTCTACGACGCCTCGCTCGAGACCACCTTCCGCGCGTTCATCTGCCCCGACGCGGCGCGCCTGCGCTTCGTGGTGCTGGCGCCGAGCGCCGCCGACGCGCCCGACTCGTCGCTCTCCTACATGTTCTCGCGCGCGGTCGAGCGCATGGGCAGCCCCGAGAGCCGCTTCCTGGTCGACGCGAAGGGCTGGGACCCCGATGCCGCGCTCGCGGAGCTGGCGGCCGCACGCGAGCCGCTCGCGCTGTGCGGCACGGCCTTCGCCTTCGTGCACCTGATCGACCGCCTGGCCGAGCGCGGCGAGTCACTGCGCCTGCCCGCGGGCACGCGCGTGATGGAGACGGGCGGCTTCAAGGGCCGCTCGCGCGAGCTCACGCGCGAAGAGCTGCACGGCGCGATCGAGCGGGCGCTCGGCGTGCCGCGCGCGCGCATCGTGAACCAGTACGGCATGTGCGAGCTCGCGAGTCAGTTCTACGAGCCCACGTTGCGCACCGGCACGTACACCGACGTGAAGCGCGTGCCGCCCTGGGTGCGCACGCGCGTGGTCGATCCGGCCACGCAGAAGGACGTCGCGCCCGGCGCCGAGGGCGTGCTGGCGCACTTCGACCTCGCGAACACGGGCTCTGCGCTGGCCGTGCTGACTTCCGACCTGGGCGAGCTCGTGCCCGGCGGGTTCCGCGTGTTCGGCCGCCTGCGCGGCGCCGAGGCGCGCGGCTGCTCGCTCGCGGCCGACGCGCTCCTGGGTGCGCCGTGA
- a CDS encoding aspartate aminotransferase family protein — AVTGQDLPRITTEVPGPRSRALAERLAAVECPEVTWQGPPAPLFWESGRGANLLDVDGNRFVDLGAGFGAAVLGYAHPRLAAALGAQAAELQHAMGDVFPAAIKVRLLEALARALPGGLGHAILSSSGSDAVESALKTAQVATGKPGVVAFEGAYHGLGLGALDATWRGDFRRPFLARLAGQTRFVPWGDAEAARRAARAGDVGAILFEPIQGRAGLVFPPPGFVAELRRIADEVGALLVADEVYTGLGRTGRWLACEHEGVTPDVVALGKALGGGFPISACVGRAEVMRRWPASHGEALHTSTHLGNPLGCAAALAVLETLDAESLVARSESLGARWLERLGKRVAGNPRVRELRGRGLLVALELDDAEFARAASGRALRAGWVVLGEGPDLRTLALTPPLTIAEPLLERAADELGEALE; from the coding sequence GCGCCGTGACCGGACAGGACCTGCCGCGCATCACCACGGAAGTGCCGGGGCCGCGGTCGCGAGCGCTGGCGGAGCGACTGGCGGCCGTCGAGTGTCCGGAGGTGACTTGGCAGGGCCCGCCCGCGCCGCTGTTCTGGGAGAGCGGGCGCGGCGCGAACCTCCTGGACGTGGACGGAAACCGCTTCGTCGACCTGGGGGCGGGCTTCGGCGCCGCCGTGCTCGGCTACGCCCACCCGCGGCTCGCGGCGGCGCTCGGCGCGCAGGCGGCCGAGCTGCAGCACGCGATGGGCGACGTGTTTCCGGCGGCGATCAAGGTGCGGCTGCTCGAGGCGCTGGCGCGCGCGCTGCCGGGCGGGCTCGGGCACGCGATTCTCTCGAGCTCGGGCTCCGACGCGGTCGAGTCCGCGCTGAAGACGGCGCAGGTGGCCACGGGCAAGCCCGGCGTCGTGGCGTTCGAGGGCGCGTACCACGGGCTCGGCCTGGGCGCGCTCGACGCGACCTGGCGCGGCGATTTCCGGCGGCCGTTCCTGGCGCGGCTCGCCGGTCAGACGCGCTTCGTGCCCTGGGGCGACGCCGAGGCGGCGCGGCGCGCGGCACGCGCGGGCGACGTGGGGGCGATCCTGTTCGAGCCGATCCAGGGCCGCGCGGGGCTCGTGTTCCCGCCGCCGGGCTTCGTGGCCGAGCTGCGCCGGATCGCCGACGAGGTCGGGGCACTGCTCGTGGCCGACGAGGTCTACACCGGGCTGGGTCGCACGGGCCGCTGGCTGGCCTGCGAGCACGAGGGAGTGACTCCCGACGTGGTCGCGCTGGGCAAGGCGCTGGGCGGAGGCTTCCCGATCTCGGCCTGCGTGGGCCGCGCCGAGGTCATGCGCCGCTGGCCCGCGTCGCACGGCGAGGCGCTGCACACCAGCACGCACCTGGGGAACCCGCTGGGCTGCGCGGCTGCGCTGGCGGTGCTGGAGACGCTCGACGCCGAGAGCCTGGTCGCGCGCAGCGAGTCACTGGGCGCCCGCTGGCTGGAACGGCTGGGCAAGCGGGTCGCCGGCAATCCGCGCGTGCGCGAGCTGCGCGGGCGCGGGCTGCTCGTCGCGCTCGAGCTCGACGACGCGGAGTTCGCTCGCGCCGCCTCGGGCCGCGCGCTGCGCGCGGGCTGGGTGGTGCTGGGCGAGGGTCCCGACCTGCGCACGCTGGCGCTCACGCCGCCGCTCACGATCGCGGAGCCGCTGCTCGAGCGCGCGGCCGACGAGCTCGGGGAGGCGCTCGAGTGA
- a CDS encoding acyl-CoA reductase produces the protein MRELVELAGAREALEPTRVIRALAETFERWRAPDSPERARLGREHGIYSAAVVDRGVRLALQGWTAESLSALRARELSEPCWVPPVTAVWLAGSIPSAAFSALALPLLAGSAVYAKPASADPVSARLFAASLGEADPGVGAALRIGADLKALDDADAVVAHGSDATIAALRARVGSSRPFLGYGHRVSLAVIGPSVDPLVAGRRLALDVALWDGRGCLSPAWALAVDTPRGRAAEVARALANAFEELEDELPRGALSPAEASDLVELRARAAVREGTRLEMAAGASTWTVALESSDARPPAGAFRFLSVVPVPDLESLGAFCAPLAPHLSCVGHAGLAGERGRLAAIAAAAGASRLCPLGRMQAPPLDWNHDGQPPLRPLVRWLDVEGADA, from the coding sequence GTGAGAGAGCTGGTGGAGCTGGCCGGGGCGCGCGAAGCGCTCGAGCCCACGCGCGTGATTCGTGCGCTGGCCGAGACCTTCGAGCGCTGGCGCGCGCCCGACAGCCCCGAGCGCGCGCGCCTCGGGCGCGAGCACGGCATCTACTCGGCGGCGGTGGTCGACCGCGGCGTGCGGCTCGCGCTCCAGGGCTGGACCGCCGAGTCACTCAGCGCGCTGCGCGCGCGCGAGCTGTCCGAGCCGTGCTGGGTGCCGCCGGTCACGGCCGTGTGGCTGGCCGGGTCGATCCCGAGCGCGGCGTTCTCGGCGCTGGCGCTGCCACTGCTCGCCGGCTCGGCGGTGTACGCCAAGCCGGCCTCGGCCGACCCGGTGTCCGCGCGGCTGTTCGCGGCCTCGCTCGGCGAGGCCGACCCCGGAGTGGGCGCGGCGCTGCGCATCGGCGCCGACCTGAAGGCGCTCGACGACGCCGACGCGGTGGTCGCGCACGGCTCCGATGCCACGATCGCGGCGCTGCGCGCGCGCGTCGGCTCGAGCCGGCCATTTCTCGGCTACGGCCACAGAGTGTCTCTGGCGGTGATCGGGCCTTCGGTCGACCCGCTGGTCGCGGGCCGGCGCCTCGCGCTCGACGTCGCGCTGTGGGACGGCCGCGGCTGTCTCTCGCCCGCCTGGGCGCTCGCGGTCGACACGCCGCGCGGCCGCGCCGCCGAGGTCGCGCGCGCGCTCGCCAACGCCTTCGAAGAGCTCGAGGACGAGCTGCCGCGGGGCGCGCTCTCGCCGGCGGAAGCCTCGGACCTGGTCGAGCTCCGGGCGCGCGCCGCGGTGCGCGAAGGCACGCGGCTCGAGATGGCCGCCGGCGCCTCGACCTGGACGGTCGCGCTCGAGTCGAGCGACGCGCGCCCGCCCGCCGGCGCGTTCCGCTTCCTGTCGGTCGTGCCGGTGCCCGACCTCGAGTCACTGGGCGCGTTCTGTGCCCCGCTGGCGCCGCACCTGTCGTGCGTGGGTCACGCGGGGCTGGCCGGCGAGCGCGGCCGGCTCGCGGCGATCGCCGCGGCGGCCGGCGCCTCGCGCCTGTGTCCGCTCGGCCGCATGCAGGCGCCGCCGCTCGACTGGAACCACGACGGCCAGCCGCCGCTGCGCCCGCTCGTGCGCTGGCTCGACGTGGAAGGCGCCGACGCCTGA